One window of the Corticium candelabrum chromosome 7, ooCorCand1.1, whole genome shotgun sequence genome contains the following:
- the LOC134182057 gene encoding glycine amidinotransferase, mitochondrial-like has protein sequence MAIAALAQFQRSPSLWILSTGRFFTHLFGRQNRKLQSTAPDDCPVNSHNEWDHLEEVIVGRAEGAYIPPHSLEVEAICDGELLSYYEKHAGQPFARVAEAESEVKEFCRVLEHEGVTVRRPDVQDQSFVYSTPDFSSSGMHSAIPRDIILTVGNELIESPMAWRSRFFEYRGYRNLMKEYFQRGAKWTTAPKPFMSDQLYDQDYVGTSAEDRRSLVAKGKFVTTEFEPCFDAADFMRCGRDIFAQRSHVTNKFGIEWLRRHLGDDYRIHEVSFGDLNPMHIDATLLAIRPGIVLSNPERPCHQIDIFEKAGWKVVSVPAPVADDSWVASNWISMNVLMLDENRVVVSAKEYPMHKMFESLGIQCIKVDLSVANEIGGSFHCWTADVKRKSTLESYF, from the exons ATGGCGATTGCTGCGCTTGCTCAATTCCAAAGATCTCCTTCTCTCTGGATTTTGTCAACAGGCCGCTTCTTTACTCATTTGTTTGGCAGACAAAACCGAAAGCTCCAATCTACCGCTCCTGATGACTGTCCTGTAAACAGTCACAACGAATGGGACCATCTGGAAGAGGTTATTGTCGGACGAGCAGAAGGTGCGTATATACCGCCGCATAGTCTGGAAGTAGAGGCAATTTGCGACGGTGAATTGTTGTCATATTACGAGAAGCATGCTGGACAACCGTTTGCTCGTGTAGCTGAAGCAGAATCAGAGGTTAAGGAATTCTGTAGGGTGCTCGAACACGAAGGAGTGACTGTCAGGCGACCGGATGTTCAAGATCAGTCTTTCGTTTACTCGACACCCGACTTTAGTAGCTCGGGTATGCACAGTGCCATTCCTCGGGACATCATTCTGACCGTCGGTAACGAACTGATCGAATCCCCAATGGCGTGGAGAAGTCGATTCTTCGAATACCGTGGCTACCGCAATCTCATGAAAGAATATTTTCAAAGAGGAGCAAAGTGGACGACAGCTCCAAAACCGTTCATGTCTGATCAACTATACGACCAAGACTATGTTGGCACATCAGCCGAGGATCGTCGTTCTCTAGTAGCCAAAGGAAAGTTTGTGACAACAGAGTTTGAGCCATGCTTCGATGCAGCCGATTTCATGAGATGTGGACGAGATATTTTCGCTCAGAGAAGTCAC GTAACAAACAAATTTGGCATTGAGTGGTTGCGACGCCATCTTGGTGACGACTACCGCATCCACGAGGTGTCCTTCGGCGATCTCAATCCCATGCATATCGATGCCACTCTTCTTGCCATACGTCCAGGTATTGTGTTGTCGAATCCCGAGAGACCATGTCATCAGATCGACATTTTCGAGAAAGCAGGATGGAAAGTCGTCTCTGTTCCTGCACCGGTTGCCGATGATTCCTGGGTGGCATCAAACTGGATCTCTATGAACGTTCTCATGTTGGATGAGAATCGTGTCGTCGTTTCAGCCAAAGAATATCCAATGCACAAGATGTTTGAATCTCTCGGTATCCAGTGCATCAAAGTCGACTTGAGCGTTGCTAATGAAATTGGTGGAAGCTTTCATTGCTGGACAGCTGATGTGAAGAGAAAGAGTACACTCGAGTCATATTTCTAA